A stretch of the Drosophila sulfurigaster albostrigata strain 15112-1811.04 chromosome 2L, ASM2355843v2, whole genome shotgun sequence genome encodes the following:
- the LOC133850769 gene encoding protein bicaudal D: MSSASDANDGTAQQQQQTVLELRMEVERLTRELDQVSSASAQSAQYGLSLLEEKSALEQKCEELETLYDNTRHELDITQEALTKFQTSQKVTNKTGIEQEETLLNESAARETSLNLQILDLENEIKQLRHELERVRNERDRMLQENSDIGRDKSDNEAERLRLKSELKDLKFRETRMLSEYSELEEENISLQKQVSSLRSSQVEFEGAKHEIRRLTEEVELLNQQVDELANLKKIAEKQMEEALEALQGEREAKYALKKELDGHLNRESMYHISNLAYSIRSNMEDNASNNSDGEEENLALKRLEADLSTELKSPDGTKCDLFSEIHLNELKKLEKQLESIENEKSHLTTNLREAQTSLDKSQNELQNFMSRLALLAAHVDSLVQLKKQVELKDPKANSTDQEKDEQLQQQLRAIISQYANWFTLSAKEIDGLKTDIAELQKGLNYTDATTTLRNEVTNLKNKLLTTEQKSLDLQSDVQTLTHISQNAGQSLGSARSTLVALSDDLAQLYHLVCTVNGETPTRVLLDHKSDDMSFENDSLTAIQSQFKSDVFIARPQIVEDLQGLADSVEIKKYVDTVSDQIKHLKTAVEHTIDLNKHKVRAEGGETVEKANSEELEELQEQIVKLKSLLSVKREQIGTLRNVLKSNKQTAEVALTNLKSKYENEKIIVSDTMSKLRNELRLLKEDAATFSSLRAMFAARCEEYVTQVDDLNRQLEAAEEEKKTLNQLLRLAVQQKLALTQRLEEMEMDREMRHVRRPMPPQRGTSGKSSFSTRPSSRNPASSNANPF; the protein is encoded by the exons ATGTCCAGCGCCAGCGACGCCAACGATGGCActgcccaacaacaacagcaaacagtgCTGGAACTGCGCATGGAAGTGGAGCGTCTGACACGCGAACTCGATCAAGTGTCCAGCGCCAGTGCACAATCCGCTCAATATGGCTTATCTCTGCTCGAGGAGAAGTCAGCGTTGGAGCAGAAATGCGAGGAGCTGGAAACGCTCTACGACAACACACGACATGAGCTGGACATAACTCAGGAG gCTCTTACCAAATTCCAAACCTCACAGAAGGTCACCAACAAGACGGGTATAGAGCAGGAGGAGACGCTGCTTAATGAGTCTGCCGCTCGTGAAACGTCGCTCAATTTGCAGATACTTGATCTGGAGAACGAGATCAAGCAGCTGCGCCATGAGCTGGAACGTGTGCGCAATGAGAGGGATCGCATGTTGCAGGAGAACTCCGATATTGGCCGTGACAAGAGCGACAATGAAGCGGAGCGACTGCGTCTCAAATCCGAGCTGAAAGATTTGAAATTTCGCGAGACGCGCATGCTCAGCGAATACTCGGAACTCGAGGAGGAGAACATATCGCTACAAAAGCAAGTGTCTAGCTTGAGAAGCTCGCAG GTGGAATTCGAAGGTGCCAAGCACGAGATTCGCCGTCTGACCGAGGAGGTGGAGCTGCTGAATCAACAGGTCGATGAGCTGGCCAACCTCAAGAAGATCGCCGAGAAGCAAATGGAGGAGGCGCTGGAGGCACTGCAA GGCGAACGCGAGGCCAAGTACGCGCTAAAGAAGGAGCTGGACGGTCATCTGAACCGCGAGTCCATGTATCACATTAGCAATCTGGCCTACAGCATACGCAGCAACATGGAGGACAACGCCAGCAACAATTCGGATGGCGAGGAGGAGAATCTGGCACTGAAACGCCTCGAGGCAGACTTGAGCACTGAGCTCAAGTCACCGGATGGCACAAAGTGTGATTTGTTCTCAGAGATCCATCTGAATGAGTTGAAGAAGCTAGAGAAACAGCTGGAGAGCATCGAGAATGAGAAATCCCATCTGACGACCAATTTGCGTGAGGCCCAAACAAGTCTGGACAAGTCACAAAACGAACTGCAGAACTTTATGTCACGTCTGGCGTTGCTGGCCGCGCATGTGGACTCCCTGGTGCAGCTGAAGAAACAGGTTGAGCTCAAGGATCCTAAGGCGAACAGTACCGATCAGGAGAAGGATgaacaattgcagcaacagctacgCGCAATAATCTCACAATATGCCAATTGGTTTACGCTTTCCGCCAAGGAGATTGATGGCCTCAAGACTGACATTGCCGAGCTGCAGAAGGGTCTCAACTACACGGATGCCACGACCACGCTGCGCAACGAGGTGACCAATCTGAAGAACAAACTGCTAACCACCGAACAAAAGTCCCTAGATCTGCAGAGCGATGTGCAAACGCTAACGCACATCTCACAGAATGCTGGCCAAAGTTTGGGCTCCGCACGCAGCACCTTGGTGGCACTCAGCGATGATCTGGCGCAGCTGTATCATCTCGTTTGCACGGTCAACGGAGAGACGCCCACGCGTGTTCTGCTGGATCACAAGAGCGACGACATGAG CTTTGAGAACGATTCGCTGACTGCCATTCAGTCGCAGTTCAAGTCTGATGTTTTCATTGCTCGCCCGCAAATTGTGGAGGATCTGCAGGGTCTGGCCGATTCGGTGGAGATCAAGAAGTACGTGGACACGGTCAGTGATCAGATCAAGCATCTCAAGACAGCTGTAGAGCACACCATCGATCTGAACAAGCACAAAGTGCGCGCCGAAGGTGGCGAGA CTGTGGAGAAGGCCAACAGCGAGGAGCTGGAGGAACTGCAGGAACAGATTGTCAAGCTGAAGAGCTTGCTGTCCGTGAAGCGCGAACAAATTGGCACGCTGCGCAATGTGCTCaagtcaaacaaacaaaccgcCGAGGTGGCACTCACCAATCTCAAGTCCAAGTACGAGAACGAGAAGATCATTGTCAGCGACACCATGTCCAAGCTGCGCAACGAGCTGCGTCTGCTCAAGGAGGATGCCGCCACCTTCTCAA GCTTGCGCGCAATGTTCGCTGCACGCTGCGAGGAGTATGTGACCCAGGTGGATGATCTGAATCGCCAGCTGGAGGCTGCCGAGGAGGAGAAGAAAACGCTCAATCAGCTGCTGCGTTTGGCAGTGCAGCAGAAGCTGGCGCTTACACAGCGTCTGGAGGAGATGGAAATGGATCG CGAGATGCGTCATGTGCGCCGTCCGATGCCACCGCAGCGCGGCACCAGCGGCAAATCCTCGTTCAGCACACGTCCATCGAGCAGAAACCCGGCGAGCAGCAATGCGAATCCCTTCTAA